The DNA sequence GCACGTCACAAGATCAATATTAACAAGTCCGTGGATGAGTACGCAGGAGCACTGGGTGTGGATCCATCCATGGTGAACAGCAATGATGAAGCGCAGGCGATGGCCGACGCGGAAGCACAAGCTCAGGCACAAGCCCAAGCGATGGCACAAGCAGAGCAGAGTGCGAACGTTGCGAAGACTGCGTCCGAGACAAGCACGGCTGGTGACAGCGTCCTCAATGCCGCGATGCAGCAAGCAGGTGCGCAGTAGTGCAGTACGACGAGATTGATAGTCAAAAGCTATCTAAAGGTGTAGAATCGCGGGAACTGGAGCTGTTGTACATACGTAAACTGATGAGCGACAGGCCTGGCAGGGCGTTCATGGCTCGGTGTCTACTGAATACGGGTATGGGCAACACGACGTTTGATGTGGACCCATACAAACATGCCAGGAATGCGGGTTTACAAGTTCACGGTTTGTGGCTTGCAA is a window from the bacterium genome containing:
- a CDS encoding phage tail protein: ARHKININKSVDEYAGALGVDPSMVNSNDEAQAMADAEAQAQAQAQAMAQAEQSANVAKTASETSTAGDSVLNAAMQQAGAQ